The Brassica napus cultivar Da-Ae chromosome C7, Da-Ae, whole genome shotgun sequence genomic interval tatatgcttaatgtaattgtttaatttcttctaataaaataaaattaaacaaaaagagaggatacaacttttttttataaaatatgtattattcataatcattaattgtcatatatatatgttaatcatattagataatttcgtatcttttatttaagagaagaaaaaatatttttttgtacactactaattagtttgatatttagtttaataaaaaccatagtATATGTTCATAtagaccaacttatttttctaagaattctaagaatcatcctcgTGATGACAAGTGGCTACGAAAACACGTTGTAATGctccatgattaatatatagggataTTTATCAGAAGTATAGTAGAAATTATGTATGTTTTAAGATTTGTAAGAACTAACAAATAATTTGGGCTTTCAATTTGTCAAAAATGTTAAAAGATATCACCAAAAATCTtgatttatcaaaaataaattgaCTAATATGTaaagtaagattttcttaaCGAGGCAAGTAATTAATAATTGAGATTTTTAGTTTCTAAACATTTATTTGTAAATACGTTATCAAACAAGATAAATGTATACACAATACTATTATGTTATAACGGATATATGATTCTCAAGTTCTTTATACCTAAACAAAACGCCTtgtcataaataataaaatatcatttaatctATAAATACTACTTTACTACTCTCCAacaaatataaaagaaagaaagaaaagaccaTGGCTTCGtcaagaaatcaaaattttatttttatgctaATTTCATTTCTGATCATCCTCGCAACTACATCATTTTCGTCTGCGCTCTTCTCAGCAAAACTTGTTGTGATTGTCAACAAACTTGTAACGCGTGCAACATTGATTGTGCACTGCATGAACAAAGGTGAAGATAAAGGGGTGATTTCACTCGGACCTGGAGATAGTTTCGATTTTAGATTTCGTGTTAACCTTCGTAAAACAACAGTATACACATGTAGCTTTGCTTGGCCTGGCAATACAGCGacatttgatatttttagaGCTGATAGAGATGATAATCCACAAAGCAAAGTTGGAGTTTGCAGCGAATGTATTTGGAGCATCTACGAACCAGCACCATGTAGGGATAGACGTGATGGAGGCCAACCAAACTGTTTTCCATGGGCTTCTTaaattagttattattattttgagcTTATTTGTACCacaattttaaatgaataaataaaaatatagtgttTTTGATatcattttgtatattttatcaCTCTTTCTTGTGCATTCACCCCAACTagaaattataatcttatacTTCCATGTCATTCTAGGTAGAACATGAATCATTGAGACACTCTCAGAAAATACAAAGTATCCGTCcagatatttaaaattatatttgaaaataggATATATTATCAGTTAGAtgcaaaaatatgatttaatgtTTGCATATTCAATATTGACAGTGCAAGCAAATTAATTGTTAGCAATGTAGCGTTCACCTCTATAAACCACTTGAGCATGGTCGTTTTGCTCCacatgtttttaattttgagGAGAGGCGTAACAGAAGTTGCAGTGGAAATTATGAAATTTGAGGAGGAGATTGTAAACATAGAGGACTGTTAGTGGGTTACGAAAACAAACGATAGGTGAGGTAACATTTAATAATGACGGGCCTTTACGTCCCATTTTGAGCTTcttattttgtgaaaaaaaaaaaaacatcttcttTTGGGAGATGATGTCttagaatatttttctttataaccGCGGAGATCTCAAAAAATTTCTAGGCCTAAAGAATAATCCCACGAGACCTTGCATCCGGATACACAACTATTCGATCAATATGGCACGACTAAACGACCAAAAGGAGTCGAACTCAGAGCGGAAGCTCAAGCAGGAGCTCATTTACCAATAGGCTAGGACCACTTGGTTATGTCTTAGCATTTGCTCCATCTTAAAATGATGTGGCAGCATAGATTGAGAGAgcattgtattatatatattaggctaatatctattttttaatgTAGGATTGTGGGCTAATTTCAAATAAAGACAGAGATGTGGATGCTGTGCCTCAGATTCATATTCCTTAGTGTCGAGTTGCTAGTGAGCTGACATCAATCTTATCTCATCTCTTAGATTTGCAGTCTCTTCTTAGTTTACCCTCAATAGCATGTTTATTCTCTCAAATTTATTTGGTGAAACCTCttaaagaagtttttttttctctttaagaAGTTTCTGGAGTTCACATTCTGTCTTTCCCAAGCTTTCTAACAGCTGCATTTATCCCTAGATTCTTATAACTTTGTCACTCAGCTGCTTAtgaaaacactatttttttttttgaatgaatgttaaattttattcatcaaaaatcCTTTTTACATCAAGTGTAGACATTATCAAAACTTTACTACTCTTTAATCATGGTTTCTACCAAAGAACTACTTACACTCTAGTTCTAAACCAATATTATAAGCTCCCTTACATTCCCTTCCTTCTTTGTCTACTCAGTAAACTAAGCTTGTTCTTTACTTCTTTGTCAACAAGCTTCTTCATTATTGAAATAGACTTAGGCTTCTCCCCATGTCTTATGTTATTCCTCTCCCTCCATAATGAGTAGACAGCCACTTGAAACGAGTATCTAATGCAAAAAGAACTTATCTTCCCCTTAAGACTTCCTGAAATCAGCATCACTATAGCAGACCAGGAGTTGGAATAGGAGCCACAAAGAATCCCAAGAGTTAAGTGTTTCCAGAGCTGAGAAGAGTAAGAACactcaaaaaataaatgatctcTAGACTCCGCCGCAGCTTTGCAAAGAACGCAAGTCGTATCAACACTTGGATTCCAAGAAGATACTCTATCAATAGTAGCCAATTTATTCAACACCGCTAGCCAAGTAATAAACCCAAATTTTAGCGTCCCCTTAGCGAACCAAACTCATTTTGCCCAAGAGCAATGTTCAGAAGTTTCACGAAGTAACAGCCAAGTTTCTTGAGTCGAGAACTTAGCTTCATAACCTCTTCtccatctccaatggtttacATCCTTAAGGGTGTGATTCAGCTTCTCCTTGACAGTGATCAACTCAGTTACAATGTCATTAAGTACCTCAACTCTGTGCTTACGTCTTCTTCTAACACCCGTCACAGCTTCTTCTATAGTGGCTTCTTTCCTTATGACCAAATCGATAATCCCACGATCCCCCAGTAGATCAAATAAGATACCTTTATCAGACCACTGAtcaaaccaaaaagaaatacTTCTACCATTCCTGACCTCCTTCTTAAAGAAGTATCTTGCATCGTCTCTcagtttcaatatatttttccaCATCTAGGAACCAACTTGAGTAGAAGACTTTACTTCCCAAAAACTCTTCTTCTTAAGCAGAAACACTTTTATCCATTTCCCCCAAAGTGACTCCCCCAAAAGTAGCCTCCAGATGAGCTTTAATCCATAAACCTTATTCACTTCTTTCAAACTTCTAATACCCAGCCCACCTTCTTCTTTTGGTTTACAAATACTCTTCCACGCAACCTTAGCCCCAGTAGCCTTTAAAGTTGGTCCAGACCAAAGGAAGGAAGCACAAAGTTGTTCAATCTCCTTTATACATTGATTTGGAAGCCTGAACACCGCAGCCCAATAATTAACCAAACTCATCAATACTGCATTGATCAACTGCAAGCGGCCAGCGTAAGATAGAAATCTACAGTTCCAAGTGTTGATCCTACTTCGAACACGTTCCACTAATGGGAGATAATCAGGCTTACACATACCTTTAGCCATCAGAGGAAGCCCCAAATAGCGAACAGGGAGATTTCCCTCAGCAAAAGGAAAATTCCGTAAGATTttacttctttcttcttctgctaCTCCAGCCATAAACACCGTTGATTTCTCAATGCTTATATATAGACCAGACCACTTAGCAAAGACTGACAACGCTCCTTCAATGGACACTTTAGTTCCTTCCACAAATACCATAAGGTCGTTGGCAAAACAGAGGTGGGTGAGGGATAGCTCTTTACAACGTGGATGGAACTTAAATCTCTTCTCCTTCACTGCTTGATCAATCTTATGTGATAAGACATTCATGCACAAGACAAAGAGATAAGGGGAAAGGGAACATCCTTGGCTTAGTCCTCTTGTACTTTGGAAATACCCTGCTAACTCGCCATTTACTTGCACCGAGAATGAGGGAGTAGATATACAAAGCTTTATCCATTGGATGAACTTAGCAGGAACCCAATTGCCTCCAGACTCTGCAAGACAAATGACCAATGAACCTAATCAAACGCTTTCGAGATGTCAATCTTCATCACACATCTAGGAGAACCAGCTTCTTTATGGTAGTCCTTGACCAGCTCCGAGGCGAGTAAGACATTCTCCAACAACAATCTACCTTTAATGAATGCCGATTGATTCTCAGTAATGACTCTCGGAAGAAGCACCTTGAGTCTGTTTGCTAAGATTTTCGACACCACcttatacaaaaaattatagcACGCTATAGGTCTATAGTCTCTCATCTCCATCGAATCAGTTTTCTTAGAAACCAGCGCCAAAATGGTTGAGTTAACTCCCTTAGGCAGAAACCCAAACCTGAAGACATACTGGATAGCAACCGTGAAATCATGAGCAATAACAGGCCAAGCAATCTTAAAGAATTCACACGGGAAACCATCAAGGCCAGGGGATTTATTTGATGGCATAGCAAATAGAACCTTACAGATATCTTCCTCCTTAACCTCTTCTTCAAGCATACTACATCTTCGTCTGAACATCTAAACTCCAACAACTTCTTCAACTCCTCAGTGGTGGTACCAACATAGCTCTCAGGAATCTGATTGAGAAACTCAGAAAAGAATCTCACTGCTTCTTCCTTTACCTCCAACTGTTTTGTAACAATTCTACCATCTTGACATCTTATCTCTCGAATAGTATTATGCGCTTGTCTAGACCGAACCGCATTATGGAATGTCTTATTGTTTTGATCACCCACCTCTAACCAGTGTAATTTAGCTTTCTGCTTAAGAGACCCCTCTTCCAAGCTAGCAACATGTAACCACCTATCATAAGCTTATGCTTCCTCTTGAATAGAAATAGTACTCGGATTGGTTAAAGTTACTTGCTGCTTCACACACAATATGTCGTGAGCTTCTCTTGCTTTTCTAGTAAGGTTTCCCAATTTAGCTTTACCAAGCTCTCTAATCAAAGGCTTCAGATTCTTTAGCTTCTTCGAAAATTTATACATTGCAGAAGTTGAGTGATAAAGTCTCTGAGTTGTGTCCCAATAATCCTTAACCATTGGGAGAAAATCTGGTAAATTGCCAATCACATTCACAAACTTGAAGGGCCTTCTCAACTTCTCACTCTCGGGCAGTAAATGGAACTTACATCTCAAATGATCAGAGCTACCACCAGCTTCAAACACAGAGTAAGTGCTCGAAAATCTCAATAGTGCAACATCATTCATAGGAACTCTATCCAATTTCTTGCATATCACACCTTCCTCCCTCTTATTACACCAGGTGTGTAAAGGACCTTGAAACCCCATATCAGAGAATCTGCAGTGAAGAACCATATGCTGAAACTCTCTCATCTCACTCGGTGTTCTTCCCATATGTTCAAAACTTGAACTTTCTTCAGCTTCTAATATCTCGTTAAAATCCCCCACTATGATCCACGATTTGTTACGAAACAAATTTGAATCATTATGATGACACAAATCATCCCACAACTCCATCCTTTCTTCTGCCAAGTTATTAGCGTAGACACAAGTGTAAAAAAATTCCTCCTGATCTGGTAACTTGACAGAACAAGTGATTAACTGATCTGACTTGTAAACCGGAATCATACTCACCTCATCTCTCCATACTAGCCATATTCTCCCTCCCTGATTGTGTTCATAGTTAGTCAAAAAAGACCAGTCCTTAAACACCTTCTTTAGAATCCCATCTGCTTTCCTCTCCCTTACTCTCATCTCCAATATACATCCAAAACTCATATTATTACCTCTTACCCAATCTCGAACTATGGAATGCTTCAATGATTTGTTGAAACCGCGCACATTCCAAAAGAAGCTCGTCATGATTAGTGTTTTCGTCGGGAAGTCCTTATGCTCTTAGCTGGATTTGCATCCAGAGCCTTAGGCTTTcgaactcttctcttctctaCCTTTGCTTCTTCATTCACTTGTTGCTCCAACCCATCATCTTCCATTAACTCGCACTCAAACTCTTCCAACTCTTTATTACTTTCAATATTCTCATCTGCAGgaatttctccttcttctttatcttcCATCAGGACTGATAATTTAGATGCAGAAATCTGAACCTCCATCTCTTCCTGAGCAAGATCCACTATAAATCTCCCTATTTTTGCTGGCAAAACCAATGACCATTTGCTAGTGTTGCTCCCCTCCTCTGCTTCCTTTACCAAATCCCCAGTAATAACTTCCTCTAAATTACTTTCCTTCTGTTCCTTTCCATTTTCCTTATTCTCTTCTACCTTT includes:
- the BNACNNG14050D gene encoding S-protein homolog 3, whose protein sequence is MASSRNQNFIFMLISFLIILATTSFSSALFSAKLVVIVNKLVTRATLIVHCMNKGEDKGVISLGPGDSFDFRFRVNLRKTTVYTCSFAWPGNTATFDIFRADRDDNPQSKVGVCSECIWSIYEPAPCRDRRDGGQPNCFPWAS
- the LOC106442132 gene encoding uncharacterized protein LOC106442132 — protein: MSFGCILEMRVRERKADGILKKVFKDWSFLTNYEHNQGGRIWLVWRDEVSMIPVYKSDQLITCSVKLPDQEEFFYTCVYANNLAEERMELWDDLCHHNDSNLFRNKSWIIVGDFNEILEAEESSSFEHMGRTPSEMREFQHMVLHCRFSDMGFQGPLHTWCNKREEGVICKKLDRVPMNDVALLRFSSTYSVFEAGGSSDHLRCKFHLLPESEKLRRPFKFVNVIGNLPDFLPMVKDYWDTTQRLYHSTSAMYKFSKKLKNLKPLIRELGKAKLGNLTRKAREAHDILCVKQQLEVKEEAVRFFSEFLNQIPESYVGTTTEELKKLLEFRCSDEDVVCLKKRLRRKISIAWPVIAHDFTVAIQYVFRFGFLPKGVNSTILALVVSKILANRLKVLLPRVITENQSAFIKGRLLLENVLLASELVKDYHKEAESGGNWVPAKFIQWIKLCISTPSFSVQVNGELAGYFQSTRGLSQGCSLSPYLFVLCMNVLSHKIDQAVKEKRFKFHPRCKELSLTHLCFANDLMVFVEGTKVSIEGALSVFAKWSGLYISIEKSTVFMAGVAEEERSKILRNFPFAEGNLPVRYLGLPLMAKGMCKPDYLPLVERVRSRINTWNCRFLSYAGRLQLINAVLMSLVNYWAAVFRLPNQCIKEIEQLCASFLWSGPTLKATGAKVAWKSICKPKEEGGLGIRSLKEVNKVYGLKLIWRLLLGESLWGKWIKVFLLKKKSFWEVKSSTQWSDKGILFDLLGDRGIIDLVIRKEATIEEAVTGVRRRRKHRVEVLNDIVTELITVKEKLNHTLKDVNHWRWRRGYEAKFSTQETWLLLRETSEHCSWAK